A single genomic interval of Alteromonas sp. BL110 harbors:
- the dptH gene encoding DNA phosphorothioation-dependent restriction protein DptH: MSKKQFEDFLVSHFNNWAKQSLIPGHRYQFATPDNVRGQKLHSAFLKQQSRYVEVKGTKLPCIEYEKASLIPVFHSDESGFSENFISHLRDEIAAQPEVLDGCALLIIHNSSLDTIINSAEDVAQQGHVWNPENIKHMLYQELDQNDEKLKVSECLLDYQFDQILDDKATMFGFEELYYAVSDGDLRFPELGLLNDEAILSWNNEEQIHFRIQENKKLSDELNFITEHFPNELPEKLASLDFSETFVKEHFETENPDQWRESLELEQCYQEQQKNRTNLLELEKESTLFGELLKKGKSDKGAGKRERHLILLLEEEQNEFNLEFTFINGRISTSSCTIQHNKEQPPISIDINNSGGIRSRIVLTSNFDGEARFFSLQVKTDKPQESHKFRVLVLRKGDFDVAHFEHIYLVDSAKKWITLQTDDQVLQVSDKQPTFVITENYQTIPAADYGIVDFKQLASEKDEIFFCVQGQYSELLFNVEGEVSTESLTLPLLLDQGRFNYLFEKGYNGQFNRNKSKVLLDGKEIAPKQRRLELLQNEAQLLDERVLSKHYASDDVCLDSISSDYPDLFAEYNKLFDYLVTNRTLISIAGWEPEFREIVSRIVDIYIDKISKIPFDAPLSQAHKKLVLIGFAEFEERGIVQEYITPFHPAVLAYNLNVANALLGDKLDSGSFKELPSITINRLSAQGLLPFIYDPTHDFSYNHAEKENVFWSRLIPQQDSSYDYVRSLVSDKVEKFTAAFKHLFTAGSKTTLIINSVNNLHNEELFLGVVDYVKRKKGKITRIHVNLYNEEDHYTWFDRFADTASYDEIKSLCELNRGPIKEQADTIVDLLRTRLTYSKFQITDNHDSQAYAHICFFKNNERVRAEDINVLKQKSGVVCHGLMPGEAASNKHGSFYTAFGLEGVNTESSAPLKLIEKYSALIKPARSNHVQYTSTRSQALVVTDNFKNLLDVSYKNSIWTTIIDPKVTLDFFEGEKDMVLIHYSDNYTNSVNYDAITVTEQTDLYHKVLDNDNGGLIGEFNAFNGEWLLNLVTANSNERKEKRGILGAYKFVNCLLHKSDITWVPLSIAEIIRVAGNLGLKAKESDFSRFSQGFKSGAISDDVLFVGFKDHKLILLPVEVKTGKRQTHSKGVTQAKELKRYFEELLGKTSLASHLYRGLFIRQIMMQIDKYKLYDVYPNDYFKPVTDNFAWWLQGDYSLAQLTNYPEAMLFVNVEDKDFTKASFTQVQDVLKIEIPAGDLTDSQGNISHILRTPLQKLYAELKPVNLYHIEDKYILDGETQIEPIASYAGSEETVPAVSTKTDIEIENNTIGEPSAPPAETANAKHSEVKRKKMPESELLELYQRIIDCYYSYNIPVSKPTSEAPYVEGPASILFRVELNPGTDPRKLFEKSQALKLDLRLEQEQEVGFAIDKGCVTIDVPKSDSQRYYVDQEDIWPSWQRPINALEVPLGEDRFGNVVKINFSSSNCPHLLIGGTTGSGKSEALNTILYGMCEHYSSSELRLMLIDPKGTELNDFERYPHLLGQIGWDDADALQLLSEAVEEMQSRYATFKKTGVRSLPDYNAKVSDEERIPWWILVLDEYADLTSDREMKKDIEAELKRLAQKARAAGIHLIIATQKPSGDVISTNLRSNLPAQLALRVKNGTESRVILDDQGAEVLNGKGDAYLKSEGKLVRIQCAQVTT; encoded by the coding sequence ATGTCAAAAAAACAGTTTGAAGATTTCCTTGTCTCTCATTTTAACAATTGGGCCAAGCAGTCTCTGATTCCCGGGCATCGCTATCAATTTGCAACCCCTGACAATGTTAGGGGTCAGAAACTTCACTCTGCATTTTTAAAACAGCAATCGAGATATGTTGAAGTAAAAGGTACCAAACTTCCTTGTATTGAGTATGAGAAAGCTTCACTAATTCCCGTTTTTCATAGTGATGAGAGCGGATTTTCAGAAAATTTCATATCACATTTACGTGACGAAATAGCAGCCCAGCCAGAAGTACTAGATGGCTGCGCCCTACTCATTATTCACAACTCCTCTTTAGATACAATAATCAATTCAGCTGAAGACGTTGCACAACAGGGGCATGTCTGGAACCCTGAAAATATAAAGCATATGCTTTACCAAGAGCTTGACCAGAATGATGAGAAGCTGAAAGTATCTGAATGCTTACTGGATTATCAGTTTGATCAAATTCTCGATGATAAAGCGACTATGTTTGGCTTTGAAGAGCTTTATTACGCGGTGTCTGATGGCGACCTAAGATTTCCGGAGCTGGGGCTATTAAACGACGAAGCTATTTTGTCGTGGAACAACGAAGAACAAATACATTTTCGCATACAAGAGAATAAAAAACTAAGTGATGAATTAAACTTCATTACAGAGCATTTTCCTAATGAACTTCCGGAAAAGCTTGCTTCTCTAGACTTCAGTGAAACGTTTGTAAAAGAGCATTTTGAAACAGAAAACCCCGACCAGTGGCGTGAAAGTCTTGAGCTTGAGCAGTGCTATCAGGAGCAGCAAAAAAATCGTACAAACCTTCTGGAATTGGAAAAAGAGTCAACTTTATTTGGCGAACTACTAAAAAAAGGTAAGTCCGATAAAGGTGCTGGGAAAAGAGAACGACACCTAATATTGCTTCTTGAAGAAGAACAAAACGAGTTCAACCTTGAATTTACCTTTATTAATGGGCGCATTTCAACGTCTAGCTGCACAATACAGCACAATAAAGAACAACCCCCAATATCTATAGATATTAACAATAGTGGTGGGATTAGAAGCAGAATTGTATTAACTAGCAATTTCGACGGAGAGGCTCGGTTCTTTTCTCTTCAAGTCAAAACGGATAAGCCTCAAGAATCACATAAATTTCGAGTATTAGTCCTTCGAAAAGGTGACTTTGATGTAGCTCACTTTGAACATATATACTTGGTAGACTCGGCTAAGAAATGGATAACACTACAAACTGACGATCAAGTTTTGCAAGTCAGTGATAAACAACCGACCTTCGTTATTACCGAAAATTACCAAACAATTCCTGCTGCCGATTACGGCATTGTTGACTTTAAACAGCTTGCCTCAGAAAAAGATGAAATCTTCTTCTGCGTACAAGGTCAGTACAGTGAACTGTTATTCAATGTAGAAGGTGAAGTATCGACTGAATCGTTAACCCTTCCATTACTGTTAGATCAGGGGCGGTTTAACTACTTATTTGAAAAAGGCTACAACGGCCAATTTAACAGGAATAAATCAAAAGTACTTTTAGATGGTAAAGAAATTGCGCCCAAGCAGCGAAGATTAGAACTACTTCAAAATGAAGCGCAACTTCTAGATGAGCGAGTACTTTCAAAACATTACGCTTCAGATGACGTTTGCTTAGACAGCATTAGTAGCGATTACCCTGATCTTTTCGCTGAATATAACAAGCTTTTCGATTACCTAGTAACTAACAGAACATTAATCAGTATTGCCGGTTGGGAGCCGGAGTTCAGAGAAATCGTATCAAGAATCGTTGATATATATATCGATAAAATTTCTAAGATTCCATTCGATGCCCCGCTTAGCCAAGCGCATAAGAAGTTAGTACTAATAGGCTTTGCTGAGTTTGAAGAACGAGGAATAGTTCAGGAATATATTACGCCATTCCACCCAGCTGTATTAGCCTATAACTTGAACGTAGCAAACGCTTTGCTTGGCGATAAACTCGACTCAGGCAGCTTCAAAGAACTGCCTTCGATCACAATAAACCGATTGAGTGCGCAAGGTTTACTACCATTTATCTATGACCCTACTCATGATTTTTCCTATAACCATGCGGAAAAAGAAAATGTATTTTGGTCTAGGTTAATACCACAGCAAGATAGCAGCTATGACTATGTTCGGTCTTTAGTTTCAGACAAAGTCGAGAAGTTCACGGCAGCGTTCAAGCACCTATTTACTGCCGGTAGTAAAACAACACTAATCATAAACTCTGTAAACAACTTACATAATGAAGAGTTATTTTTAGGCGTTGTAGATTATGTAAAGCGTAAAAAAGGTAAAATTACGCGCATTCATGTAAATCTATATAACGAAGAAGACCATTACACGTGGTTCGATAGGTTTGCAGACACTGCAAGTTACGATGAAATAAAAAGCCTATGTGAATTAAACAGAGGACCAATCAAAGAACAGGCAGATACGATTGTTGACCTGCTACGCACACGACTAACCTACAGTAAGTTCCAGATCACGGACAATCACGACTCCCAAGCGTATGCACATATCTGTTTCTTCAAAAATAATGAGCGTGTTAGAGCAGAAGATATAAACGTCCTCAAGCAAAAAAGCGGAGTTGTATGTCATGGTTTAATGCCTGGCGAAGCTGCATCTAATAAGCACGGTAGCTTTTATACAGCTTTTGGTTTAGAGGGAGTAAATACGGAAAGCTCTGCACCTCTGAAGCTTATAGAAAAGTACTCTGCACTTATTAAACCAGCTCGCTCAAATCATGTGCAATATACATCGACAAGATCTCAGGCATTAGTGGTAACCGACAACTTTAAAAACCTGCTTGATGTTTCTTACAAAAATTCAATTTGGACCACCATCATCGATCCCAAAGTAACGTTAGATTTCTTTGAGGGTGAAAAGGATATGGTGCTTATTCATTATTCAGATAACTACACTAACTCGGTTAACTATGATGCCATCACGGTAACTGAGCAGACTGACCTGTATCACAAGGTACTGGATAACGATAACGGCGGCCTTATTGGAGAGTTTAATGCATTCAATGGTGAATGGTTACTTAACTTGGTTACCGCTAATAGTAATGAGCGAAAGGAAAAAAGAGGCATTTTAGGCGCATACAAATTTGTTAACTGCCTACTACACAAGTCAGACATTACGTGGGTACCACTCTCTATCGCTGAAATCATAAGGGTAGCGGGAAATCTTGGCTTAAAAGCAAAAGAAAGTGACTTTTCGAGATTCTCTCAAGGCTTCAAGTCTGGCGCTATATCAGACGACGTTTTATTTGTAGGCTTCAAAGACCATAAGCTTATCCTTCTACCTGTTGAAGTTAAAACGGGCAAAAGACAGACCCACAGCAAAGGCGTAACGCAAGCTAAAGAGCTTAAACGCTACTTTGAAGAGCTATTAGGTAAAACGAGTTTAGCCAGTCATTTGTATCGCGGTTTGTTTATTCGTCAGATTATGATGCAAATCGATAAGTACAAGCTTTATGACGTATACCCAAATGACTATTTCAAACCAGTTACAGACAACTTTGCTTGGTGGTTACAGGGTGATTATAGCCTAGCGCAATTAACCAACTATCCAGAGGCAATGTTGTTCGTAAATGTTGAAGATAAGGACTTTACTAAGGCCAGCTTTACCCAGGTTCAAGATGTCTTAAAAATTGAGATTCCAGCCGGCGATTTGACCGATTCACAGGGCAACATAAGTCACATACTTCGAACACCACTGCAAAAACTTTACGCCGAATTAAAACCAGTAAACCTATATCACATAGAAGATAAATATATTCTGGATGGCGAAACGCAAATAGAACCAATAGCGTCTTATGCTGGAAGTGAAGAGACAGTACCCGCAGTTAGTACTAAAACTGACATTGAAATAGAAAACAATACGATAGGTGAACCATCTGCGCCACCTGCTGAAACAGCCAATGCAAAGCATTCAGAAGTAAAACGCAAAAAAATGCCTGAAAGCGAGTTACTGGAACTTTATCAACGCATTATCGATTGTTACTACAGCTACAATATCCCAGTTTCAAAACCTACAAGCGAAGCGCCTTACGTTGAAGGACCCGCTTCAATACTTTTCAGAGTTGAACTTAACCCTGGCACGGACCCAAGAAAGCTATTTGAAAAGTCGCAGGCATTAAAGCTCGACCTAAGGCTTGAACAAGAGCAAGAAGTTGGGTTCGCGATAGATAAGGGTTGCGTGACAATCGATGTGCCCAAAAGCGACAGCCAGCGATACTATGTTGACCAAGAGGACATCTGGCCGTCATGGCAACGCCCAATCAACGCATTAGAAGTGCCATTGGGGGAGGACCGGTTTGGAAACGTTGTGAAAATAAACTTTTCATCTTCTAACTGCCCTCACCTTCTTATCGGTGGCACAACCGGTAGCGGTAAATCAGAAGCTCTCAACACCATTTTGTATGGCATGTGTGAACATTACAGCTCATCAGAATTGCGACTAATGCTGATTGACCCTAAAGGTACTGAGCTTAATGATTTTGAGCGATACCCTCACTTACTAGGACAAATTGGCTGGGACGACGCTGACGCACTCCAACTATTGAGTGAAGCGGTAGAAGAGATGCAAAGTAGATATGCCACGTTCAAAAAAACTGGCGTTAGATCTCTCCCGGATTACAACGCGAAAGTGAGCGATGAAGAGCGAATTCCCTGGTGGATTTTAGTGCTAGATGAATACGCGGATCTTACTTCAGATAGAGAAATGAAGAAGGACATCGAAGCCGAGCTTAAGCGTCTAGCCCAGAAAGCTCGTGCAGCTGGTATCCATCTAATTATTGCCACTCAAAAACCCAGTGGGGATGTCATTAGCACAAACTTACGTTCTAACCTTCCAGCACAATTAGCACTTCGAGTGAAAAATGGTACAGAGAGCCGTGTAATTCTTGATGACCAAGGTGCGGAGGTGCTTAATGGCAAAGGAGATGCTTATCTCAAGTCCGAAGGTAAGTTAGTAAGAATACAATGTGCTCAAGTTACAACATGA